A part of Pirellulales bacterium genomic DNA contains:
- a CDS encoding sugar phosphate isomerase/epimerase, with protein MFVTASTECFPDLSLNDALQRLVDLEFTSVEIAINETGNGLKPSEVLADTDKAVAICRDTQRLTPVAYSVDIAPGDDYYRQFAACCRLAKATKVVTIAVPGAELGTPFNAEIERLQELVKIASGDGVLVGVKTEVGRITQDPDTAVVLCSNVKGLGITLDPSHFICGPHKGNSYDQVFKHVYHTHLRDTRKDKFQVRVGQGEIEYGRLITQLAMVHYNRALSVHIAPTDEVDHIGEMRKMRLLLESLL; from the coding sequence GTGTTTGTCACCGCTTCGACCGAGTGCTTTCCCGATCTTTCGCTGAACGACGCTTTGCAGCGGCTGGTCGATCTTGAATTTACCAGCGTCGAGATCGCGATCAACGAAACCGGCAATGGGCTGAAACCCTCCGAGGTGCTCGCCGACACCGACAAGGCGGTGGCCATCTGCCGCGACACGCAACGGTTGACACCGGTGGCCTATTCCGTCGACATCGCGCCGGGAGACGATTACTACCGGCAGTTCGCCGCGTGCTGCCGCCTGGCGAAGGCGACGAAGGTGGTGACCATCGCCGTGCCAGGGGCCGAATTGGGCACGCCGTTCAACGCCGAGATCGAACGTCTGCAGGAGTTGGTGAAGATCGCCTCGGGAGATGGCGTGCTCGTCGGCGTGAAGACGGAAGTCGGGCGGATCACGCAGGATCCCGACACGGCCGTCGTGTTGTGCAGCAACGTGAAAGGATTGGGGATCACGCTCGACCCGAGCCATTTCATTTGCGGACCGCACAAAGGGAATAGTTACGATCAAGTGTTCAAGCACGTTTATCACACGCATCTGCGCGACACGCGGAAAGACAAGTTTCAGGTCCGTGTCGGTCAGGGCGAAATCGAATACGGTCGGCTGATCACGCAGTTGGCCATGGTGCATTACAATCGGGCCTTGTCGGTCCACATCGCTCCGACGGACGAAGTGGATCACATCGGCGAGATGCGGAAAATGCGGCTGCTGCTGGAAAGTCTGTTGTGA
- the sppA gene encoding signal peptide peptidase SppA: MSAAAPNPNPPGHFASSPRPPEPPHWQPPTRIVLEQGGFFGRWGGRLGWLAFLIALIVIYSMYSKYQSYFQTSPGLEERYYSLSPIATDKVAIIDIEGVIMHSDGFAKWQIDRVRHDPSIKAVVVRIDSPGGTVTGSNYLYHQLMELAKERNIKLVVSMGGICASGGYYTAMAVGATPDSIFAEPSTWTGSIGVVIPHYDLTGLLEKLAVTDDSIVSNPLKLTGSPTRKFPPELAEKEKAILQGLVDDSFKEFKDIVKSGRPKFQNDDKALDAVATGQVFSSSQALDKGLVDKTGYIEDAIDRAIALNNLSKDSVRVVKYSRPKGLLDDVLGGPLGENQRARLDLATLLDLTAPRAYYLCTWLPAIAATRE; this comes from the coding sequence ATGTCTGCCGCTGCTCCCAATCCGAATCCGCCCGGCCATTTCGCCTCTTCGCCGCGTCCGCCCGAGCCGCCGCACTGGCAGCCGCCGACGCGGATCGTGCTCGAGCAAGGGGGCTTCTTCGGACGCTGGGGTGGCCGGCTCGGCTGGCTGGCATTCTTGATTGCCCTGATCGTCATTTATTCGATGTACAGCAAGTACCAGAGCTATTTTCAGACAAGTCCCGGCCTGGAAGAGCGGTATTACTCCCTCTCGCCGATCGCGACCGACAAAGTGGCGATCATCGACATCGAAGGGGTCATCATGCACAGCGACGGTTTCGCCAAGTGGCAAATCGATCGAGTGCGCCACGATCCGAGCATCAAGGCGGTCGTGGTGCGGATCGATTCGCCTGGCGGCACCGTGACCGGCAGCAACTACCTCTATCATCAATTGATGGAATTGGCGAAGGAGCGCAACATCAAGCTCGTCGTGAGCATGGGTGGTATCTGCGCCAGCGGAGGCTACTATACGGCAATGGCCGTGGGCGCCACGCCCGACAGTATCTTCGCCGAGCCGTCCACCTGGACCGGCTCGATCGGAGTGGTCATCCCGCACTACGATCTCACCGGGCTGCTCGAAAAACTGGCCGTGACCGACGATTCGATCGTGAGCAATCCGCTCAAGCTCACCGGCAGCCCGACGCGCAAGTTTCCCCCCGAGCTGGCCGAAAAGGAAAAGGCCATTTTGCAGGGTCTGGTGGACGATAGCTTCAAGGAATTCAAGGACATCGTTAAATCCGGCCGTCCGAAATTCCAAAACGACGATAAAGCCCTCGATGCTGTCGCTACCGGGCAGGTCTTCTCGTCCAGTCAGGCCCTCGACAAGGGACTGGTCGATAAGACCGGCTACATCGAAGACGCCATCGATCGGGCGATCGCGCTCAACAACTTGAGCAAAGACAGCGTGCGGGTGGTGAAATACTCGCGGCCGAAGGGCCTGCTGGATGACGTGCTCGGCGGCCCGCTCGGCGAAAACCAGCGCGCCCGGCTCGACTTGGCCACGCTGCTCGATCTCACGGCCCCGCGAGCGTATTACCTTTGCACTTGGCTTCCGGCAATCGCGGCGACGCGCGAGTGA